From the genome of Candidatus Neomarinimicrobiota bacterium, one region includes:
- the efp gene encoding elongation factor P translates to MATTSDFRNGYTFSYNDQIYKIVEFMHVKPGKGPAFVRTKLKSVQTGKIIDKTFRAGERINEVRLDAKKMQFLYSDDSGYHFMDTDTYDQIPISSSLIDEVKDYLKESMEIKILFHGDEPIDIEIPPFIVAEIVETDPGVKGDTAQGGSKPARLDTGAVVNVPLFVQQGENVKIDTRTGDYVERVK, encoded by the coding sequence ATGGCAACAACGAGCGATTTCAGAAACGGATATACGTTTTCGTACAACGACCAGATCTACAAGATAGTCGAATTTATGCACGTGAAACCGGGTAAGGGCCCGGCGTTCGTCCGGACTAAGTTAAAAAGCGTGCAGACGGGTAAAATAATAGATAAAACGTTTCGTGCGGGCGAGAGAATAAACGAAGTTCGTCTTGACGCAAAAAAGATGCAGTTTCTATATTCAGACGATTCAGGCTACCATTTTATGGACACAGACACTTACGATCAGATTCCAATTTCCAGTTCTCTGATAGACGAGGTCAAGGATTATCTCAAGGAGAGCATGGAGATCAAGATCCTTTTCCATGGCGATGAACCGATAGATATTGAGATCCCTCCCTTCATAGTGGCGGAGATAGTCGAAACCGATCCGGGTGTCAAAGGGGACACAGCGCAGGGAGGAAGCAAGCCTGCCCGCCTTGATACCGGCGCGGTGGTCAACGTACCTCTTTTCGTCCAGCAGGGTGAAAACGTAAAAATTGATACGCGGACGGGGGACTATGTTGAGAGGGTTAAGTAG
- the accB gene encoding acetyl-CoA carboxylase biotin carboxyl carrier protein, protein MNEKQIRQLIKIVEESDIDELEVSRWGRRVRITRNRRGDNGSVVRGGLRVDSGKKEPEQISGEDVAGLSSGEDQLEGNLIEIKSPMVGTYYAASAPDADAYIVVGDKVKIGDVLCIVEAMKLMNEIESEYTGVIKKILVENAKPVQYNQPLFLIDTG, encoded by the coding sequence ATGAATGAAAAACAGATAAGGCAGCTCATAAAGATAGTGGAGGAATCCGATATTGACGAATTGGAAGTGAGCCGCTGGGGGAGACGTGTACGGATAACCAGGAACCGGAGAGGTGACAATGGTTCAGTGGTCAGAGGCGGATTGCGAGTCGATTCCGGCAAAAAAGAACCCGAACAGATTTCCGGAGAAGATGTCGCCGGTCTGTCTTCAGGCGAAGATCAATTAGAGGGAAATCTCATTGAGATTAAATCTCCGATGGTAGGCACTTATTATGCAGCTTCGGCTCCGGACGCAGACGCGTATATAGTGGTGGGTGATAAAGTGAAAATAGGCGACGTCCTCTGTATCGTAGAGGCGATGAAACTGATGAACGAAATAGAATCTGAATATACAGGTGTGATCAAAAAGATATTGGTGGAAAACGCAAAACCTGTCCAATACAATCAGCCTCTTTTCCTGATCGATACCGGCTAA
- the accC gene encoding acetyl-CoA carboxylase biotin carboxylase subunit, translated as MFKKILIANRGEIALRIIRACHELGIKTATIYSEADEDSLHVKFSDEAVCIGPPPGAESYLSIPQIIASAEITDSDAIHPGYGFLAENANFADCVADSGISFIGPSAKVIQAMGDKALAKETMKRAGVPVIPGSDGLVESSADAEKIAVDIGYPIILKATAGGGGKGMRIVREREDMDNLFSIARAEAQANFNNGSLYIEKLIENPRHIEIQVLADDHGNTIHLGERDCSIQRRHQKLIEESPSPAVSPALRKKMGDAAIKGSKEVDYRNAGTIEFLLDKDGSFYFMEMNTRIQVEHPVTEMAYGVDLIKEQIRIAAGEKISEEVLKAKPQWHAIECRINAEDPEKNFMPSPALISAFHVPGGVGIRVDTHVYAGYVVPPYYDSLLAKMIAWGRTRDEAIGRMKRGIEECVIEGPKTTLPFHMQVLKDERFARGEYDTGFLESFDYDPMFQKRSDYDDKLEDDIDERIEEVV; from the coding sequence ATGTTTAAAAAGATACTTATAGCCAACCGCGGAGAAATTGCTCTTCGGATTATCCGCGCGTGTCATGAGCTCGGAATCAAAACGGCGACAATCTATTCAGAAGCGGACGAAGATTCGCTTCATGTAAAATTCTCCGATGAAGCGGTATGTATCGGGCCTCCGCCGGGAGCCGAAAGCTACCTCTCCATACCGCAAATTATCGCTTCGGCGGAGATCACCGATTCGGACGCTATTCACCCGGGATACGGATTCCTCGCCGAGAATGCGAACTTCGCCGATTGCGTCGCTGATTCAGGTATTTCCTTTATAGGTCCGTCTGCAAAAGTTATTCAGGCGATGGGAGATAAAGCCCTTGCAAAAGAGACGATGAAACGTGCGGGAGTCCCCGTAATTCCCGGAAGTGATGGACTCGTGGAGAGTTCCGCCGATGCTGAAAAGATTGCCGTTGATATAGGTTATCCGATAATACTCAAGGCAACCGCGGGCGGCGGAGGGAAGGGGATGCGAATTGTGCGCGAAAGAGAAGATATGGACAACTTATTTTCTATAGCGAGAGCAGAAGCACAGGCAAATTTCAACAACGGTTCGCTCTATATTGAAAAACTTATTGAAAATCCGCGTCATATAGAGATTCAGGTGCTTGCTGACGATCATGGGAACACAATCCACCTCGGCGAACGCGACTGCTCCATCCAGCGGAGGCATCAGAAACTTATAGAAGAATCACCTTCTCCGGCAGTATCCCCCGCTCTCAGGAAGAAGATGGGCGATGCCGCCATAAAAGGCTCAAAGGAAGTGGATTACCGAAATGCCGGCACGATAGAATTTCTGCTCGATAAGGACGGCAGCTTCTATTTCATGGAGATGAACACGCGGATACAGGTGGAGCATCCGGTTACGGAAATGGCTTACGGTGTTGACCTGATAAAAGAACAGATTCGGATTGCCGCCGGCGAAAAGATAAGCGAAGAAGTACTAAAGGCAAAACCTCAATGGCATGCGATAGAATGTCGGATAAACGCCGAAGATCCCGAAAAGAATTTCATGCCCTCTCCGGCTCTTATCAGTGCATTCCACGTCCCGGGCGGTGTGGGAATACGCGTAGATACACATGTATATGCCGGCTATGTGGTGCCGCCGTATTATGATTCACTGCTGGCTAAGATGATAGCCTGGGGTAGAACGAGAGACGAAGCGATCGGCAGGATGAAAAGGGGTATAGAGGAGTGCGTAATAGAGGGACCGAAAACGACACTGCCGTTTCATATGCAGGTTTTGAAAGACGAACGTTTCGCGAGAGGTGAATATGACACGGGTTTTCTCGAGAGCTTCGACTATGATCCCATGTTCCAGAAGCGTTCGGATTATGATGATAAGCTAGAGGATGATATTGATGAAAGAATTGAGGAGGTGGTGTGA
- the gcvH gene encoding glycine cleavage system protein GcvH, translated as MNLPADLKYTKEHEWAKIDGNVVTIGVTDFAQSELGDIAWLEMPAVGDETKKGDPFGTIEAVKTVEDLYAPLTGKIIEVNGELLDSPELVNDDPYGKGWIAKLEYSDESEIENLLSAEEYSELIG; from the coding sequence ATGAATCTGCCGGCTGATCTGAAATATACGAAAGAGCATGAGTGGGCTAAAATAGACGGAAACGTCGTGACAATCGGTGTCACGGATTTTGCTCAGTCGGAGCTCGGAGACATCGCCTGGCTCGAGATGCCGGCGGTCGGTGATGAAACCAAGAAGGGGGACCCTTTCGGAACTATCGAAGCGGTAAAGACTGTCGAAGACCTGTACGCTCCGCTGACCGGTAAGATAATTGAGGTCAACGGGGAACTACTCGATTCACCTGAACTTGTCAACGATGATCCGTACGGGAAGGGCTGGATCGCCAAACTCGAATATTCTGATGAATCTGAAATTGAAAACCTCCTGTCCGCTGAAGAATATTCGGAATTGATCGGATGA
- the gcvPA gene encoding aminomethyl-transferring glycine dehydrogenase subunit GcvPA → MSSEDSFHLIPNTEEDRKEMLSVIGVESFEELLSNVPQELLNADFSDLGKGLSEYEVLELLKGLANGNVSSNEAVSFLGGGAYDHFVPSIIGEIISRSEYLTAYTPYQAEVSQGTLQAIFEYQSMICALTGMDVANASMYDGASALAESGLLACGHTKRNKLVVASTITQAYRDVVKTYIQGSDIELVFVPFENGVTDIEALSSLVDAETAAVMLQTPNFFGCIEDAEEAGKIARENGSLFIVSADPISLGILKKPGEYGADIVVGEGQSLGTPTQFGGPYLGIFAAKMNLVRRMPGRIAGQTWDLDGNRGYVLTLQTREQHIRRERATSNICTNQGIVMLSAAIYMSIMGKEGIYKVAELSTQKSHYLAEQISELSGFEVMFGSPFFKEFVVKTPVDPSKIIESLLEENIFAGIDLSGFDYGIDNGLLICVTEKRTKEEMDRFVELLGGVS, encoded by the coding sequence ATGAGCTCCGAAGATTCATTTCACCTGATTCCAAACACCGAGGAAGACCGGAAAGAGATGCTCTCCGTCATAGGCGTGGAGAGTTTTGAAGAGCTCCTCTCCAACGTTCCTCAGGAGCTGCTCAACGCTGATTTCAGCGATTTGGGAAAGGGTCTGTCCGAATATGAAGTGTTGGAGCTGCTCAAAGGACTCGCAAACGGTAACGTAAGCTCGAATGAGGCTGTCTCTTTCCTCGGAGGAGGCGCTTACGATCATTTTGTTCCCAGCATCATCGGAGAGATAATCAGCCGTTCGGAGTATCTCACCGCATACACTCCGTATCAAGCAGAGGTCTCGCAGGGCACGCTGCAGGCTATCTTCGAATACCAGTCGATGATATGCGCGCTTACGGGTATGGACGTCGCAAACGCTTCGATGTATGATGGAGCTTCGGCGCTTGCGGAATCAGGGCTGCTCGCATGCGGGCACACAAAGCGAAACAAACTCGTGGTCGCCTCGACAATCACACAGGCATATCGCGACGTCGTAAAAACTTATATTCAGGGGAGTGATATCGAACTCGTGTTTGTCCCTTTTGAAAACGGCGTAACCGATATTGAAGCGTTGAGTTCTCTTGTAGACGCGGAGACAGCGGCAGTCATGCTCCAGACGCCCAATTTTTTCGGCTGCATAGAAGATGCTGAAGAGGCGGGGAAAATAGCCCGTGAAAACGGTTCGTTATTTATAGTCAGCGCCGATCCGATTTCTCTCGGGATACTTAAAAAACCGGGCGAATACGGGGCTGACATCGTGGTAGGCGAAGGGCAATCGCTCGGTACTCCGACACAGTTCGGCGGACCTTACCTCGGGATATTCGCGGCTAAAATGAACCTCGTCAGGCGTATGCCCGGACGGATTGCGGGGCAGACGTGGGACTTAGACGGTAACCGCGGGTACGTTCTGACGCTTCAGACGAGAGAACAGCATATCCGCCGCGAGCGGGCAACCTCGAATATCTGCACGAACCAGGGGATCGTGATGCTGTCGGCGGCGATCTACATGTCTATAATGGGGAAAGAAGGGATTTATAAAGTCGCCGAGCTGAGTACGCAAAAAAGTCACTACCTCGCGGAACAGATAAGCGAGCTCTCCGGTTTCGAGGTGATGTTCGGCTCACCGTTTTTCAAAGAATTTGTGGTAAAAACCCCCGTTGATCCTTCGAAAATCATCGAATCTCTTCTCGAGGAAAATATTTTTGCAGGTATTGATCTATCAGGATTTGATTATGGAATCGATAACGGGCTGCTTATATGCGTTACGGAGAAGAGGACAAAAGAGGAAATGGACAGGTTCGTCGAGCTTCTCGGCGGGGTGAGTTGA
- a CDS encoding geranylgeranylglyceryl/heptaprenylglyceryl phosphate synthase, with protein MSVWKKLLESVEEKGSAYLVLVDPDSVNNGPLSEAAKSITKGGADGILIGGSLINNTDFDSSVAELKSSTELPVIIFPGSSRQISGRADLLLYLSLLSGRNADKIIGEQVRSAMKIKELKLETVSTAYLLIESGGITSAQFMSGTTPIPREKEDISVAHSVAAELMGMKAIYLEAGSGAKMPVPLKTVTAVCSEVNLPVIVGGGIHSPEAAELRARAGASFIVTGTVHEGKMDEKLIGEFSRAVHWKE; from the coding sequence GTGTCGGTCTGGAAAAAACTCCTTGAATCAGTTGAGGAAAAGGGATCGGCGTATCTTGTTCTCGTTGACCCCGATTCGGTAAACAACGGCCCGCTATCCGAAGCCGCTAAATCGATCACCAAAGGCGGAGCGGACGGGATTCTCATAGGGGGGAGTCTTATAAATAATACCGATTTTGATTCTTCAGTGGCTGAACTGAAAAGTTCCACGGAGCTTCCCGTTATTATCTTCCCCGGCTCTTCAAGACAGATTTCGGGCAGGGCTGACCTGCTTTTGTACCTTTCTCTACTGAGCGGACGGAACGCCGATAAGATAATCGGCGAGCAGGTAAGGTCGGCTATGAAAATTAAGGAATTGAAATTAGAGACAGTGTCAACGGCGTATCTCTTGATCGAATCGGGCGGCATAACGTCAGCCCAATTCATGAGCGGAACGACGCCGATACCCCGGGAAAAGGAAGACATAAGTGTGGCGCACTCCGTTGCCGCAGAGCTCATGGGAATGAAGGCGATTTATCTTGAGGCAGGAAGCGGCGCGAAGATGCCTGTTCCGTTGAAAACAGTAACTGCTGTCTGCAGCGAAGTCAATCTGCCCGTAATTGTCGGGGGTGGAATTCATTCACCGGAAGCGGCTGAGCTGAGAGCGAGAGCCGGAGCGTCATTTATAGTGACCGGAACTGTGCATGAGGGGAAAATGGACGAAAAACTGATCGGGGAATTCTCGCGGGCTGTCCACTGGAAAGAGTGA